The Kitasatospora paranensis genome has a window encoding:
- a CDS encoding hemerythrin domain-containing protein, which produces MPCHLLPVDSPQIPAQPYAEQRMPEAQPIPFAALHLVHAAMRRDLARLPNALRLLQPEDEAGARALQGHWDFMTAMLTCHHEQQDTRLWPMLRRFAPELRLLLNWLEADHHNLDHSFTRVTTLVRIATRDPASAWPVAYAVEELAARVETHLRIEERQLLPRMAGVFPAGSRIGTLPELLDLLRAADGPASSDALVWLLDGVDEAHVELLLADCDDTVARHWPHWRDTYARCSAQLWGPGRS; this is translated from the coding sequence ATGCCCTGCCACCTGCTCCCCGTCGACTCGCCACAGATTCCTGCCCAGCCGTACGCGGAGCAGCGGATGCCCGAGGCCCAGCCGATCCCGTTCGCCGCCCTGCACCTCGTCCACGCCGCCATGCGCCGCGACCTGGCCCGGCTGCCCAACGCCCTGCGCCTGCTCCAGCCCGAGGACGAGGCCGGCGCCCGCGCGCTCCAGGGCCACTGGGACTTCATGACCGCCATGCTCACCTGCCACCACGAGCAGCAGGACACCCGGCTGTGGCCGATGCTGCGCCGCTTCGCGCCGGAGCTGCGCCTGCTGCTCAACTGGCTGGAGGCCGACCACCACAACCTCGACCACTCCTTCACCCGGGTGACCACGCTCGTCCGGATCGCCACCCGTGACCCCGCCAGCGCCTGGCCGGTCGCGTACGCGGTGGAGGAGCTCGCGGCCCGGGTGGAGACCCACCTGCGGATCGAGGAGCGGCAGCTGCTGCCGCGGATGGCGGGCGTCTTCCCGGCCGGATCCCGGATCGGCACCCTGCCCGAACTGCTCGACCTGCTGCGCGCCGCGGACGGCCCCGCCTCCTCCGACGCCCTGGTCTGGCTGCTCGACGGCGTCGACGAGGCCCACGTCGAGCTCCTGCTGGCGGACTGCGACGACACCGTGGCCCGGCACTGGCCGCACTGGCGGGACACCTACGCCCGCTGCTCGGCCCAGCTGTGGGGGCCGGGCCGCAGCTGA
- a CDS encoding ammonium transporter translates to MLLADSTAGLDTGDTAWLLASTALVLLMTPGLALFYGGMVRTKSVLNMIMMSFVSIAVVTVVWLVAGYSLAFGPDAGGWGLIGGLDHLGMAGISPTSLTGHVPTLLFATFQLTFAIITAALISGAVADRTRFGAWVTFIAVWTLLVYVPVAHWVFSPGGWVLAKLGALDYAGGTVVEVNCGASGLALALVLGPRIGFRKEAMRPHNLPLVLLGAGLLWFGWFGFNAGSALGANGTAAAVLLNTQAAGCTGLLGWLLVEKRRDGHATTLGAASGAVAGLVAITPSCGSVSLLGALVIGLAAGVVCSYAVSWKFRFGFDDSLDVVGVHFVAGVIGTVLIGVFATAVMTGGPEGLLSGGGLALAGKQLVAVLAVGGYAFGATYGIGLVIDRLMGFRASAEHELTGLDLAVHAETAYDHGVLGHGTTAHATVLAHPSDKAATA, encoded by the coding sequence ATGCTCCTCGCTGACTCCACGGCCGGGCTCGACACCGGCGACACCGCCTGGCTGCTGGCCAGCACCGCGCTCGTGCTGCTGATGACGCCCGGGCTCGCACTGTTCTACGGCGGGATGGTCCGCACCAAGAGCGTGCTCAACATGATCATGATGAGCTTCGTCTCGATCGCCGTGGTCACCGTGGTGTGGCTGGTGGCCGGCTACTCGCTGGCGTTCGGCCCGGATGCCGGCGGCTGGGGGCTGATCGGCGGCCTCGACCACCTGGGGATGGCCGGAATCAGCCCCACCAGTCTCACCGGCCACGTGCCGACGCTGCTGTTCGCGACCTTCCAGCTGACCTTCGCGATCATCACCGCCGCGCTGATCAGCGGCGCGGTCGCGGACCGCACCCGGTTCGGCGCCTGGGTGACGTTCATCGCGGTCTGGACCCTGCTGGTCTACGTGCCCGTCGCGCACTGGGTGTTCTCGCCGGGCGGCTGGGTGCTGGCGAAGCTCGGCGCCCTCGACTACGCCGGCGGCACCGTGGTGGAGGTCAACTGCGGGGCGAGCGGCCTGGCGCTCGCCCTGGTGCTCGGCCCGCGGATCGGCTTCCGCAAGGAGGCCATGCGGCCGCACAACCTGCCGCTCGTCCTGCTGGGCGCCGGGCTGCTCTGGTTCGGCTGGTTCGGCTTCAACGCCGGCTCGGCGCTGGGCGCCAACGGCACCGCCGCGGCCGTCCTGCTGAACACCCAGGCGGCCGGCTGCACCGGCCTGCTGGGCTGGCTCCTGGTGGAGAAGCGCCGGGACGGCCACGCCACCACGCTCGGCGCCGCCTCCGGCGCGGTGGCGGGCCTGGTCGCCATCACGCCGTCCTGCGGCAGTGTCTCGCTGCTCGGCGCCCTGGTGATCGGCCTGGCCGCGGGCGTGGTCTGCTCGTACGCGGTGAGCTGGAAGTTCCGGTTCGGCTTCGACGACTCGCTGGACGTGGTGGGCGTCCACTTCGTGGCCGGGGTGATCGGCACCGTGCTGATCGGGGTCTTCGCCACCGCCGTGATGACTGGCGGCCCCGAAGGGCTGCTGAGCGGCGGCGGCCTCGCGCTGGCCGGCAAGCAGCTCGTCGCCGTCCTCGCGGTCGGCGGCTACGCCTTCGGGGCGACCTACGGGATCGGCCTCGTGATCGACCGGCTGATGGGATTCCGGGCGTCGGCCGAGCACGAACTGACCGGCCTCGACCTCGCCGTGCACGCCGAGACCGCGTACGATCACGGCGTCCTGGGCCACGGCACGACGGCCCACGCCACCGTGCTCGCGCACCCGTCCGACAAGGCCGCCACCGCATGA
- a CDS encoding DUF1152 domain-containing protein, which produces MTSMFEPALLARLMTADRILVAGAGGGFDVYAGLPIALALRAAGKEVHLANLSFSNLYGLDLDVWLAPDVAEIRPDTRGAKEYFPERTLARWLRLHGMPDTVWAFNPVGVELLRDAYRALTGHLGVDAVLLVDGGTDILLRGDEAGLGTPEEDMASLAAVAGLSHIPERLVASLGFGIDAYHGVNHAHVLENLAAIDRAGGYLGAFSLPRDSREGVLYLDAVEHARAAFPAYPSIVHGSVAAALRGEFGDVRFTDRTGALFVNPLMTLYFGVTVEALAARNLYLDRLERTVLMRQISSIIEEFRDALPAQRPPRVFPH; this is translated from the coding sequence ATGACCTCGATGTTCGAACCGGCCCTGCTCGCGCGGCTCATGACGGCCGACCGGATCCTCGTCGCCGGGGCCGGGGGCGGGTTCGACGTCTACGCCGGCCTGCCGATCGCGCTCGCGCTGCGGGCGGCCGGCAAGGAGGTGCACCTGGCCAACCTGTCGTTCAGCAACCTGTACGGGCTCGATCTCGACGTGTGGCTCGCGCCGGACGTCGCCGAGATCCGTCCCGACACCCGCGGTGCGAAGGAGTACTTCCCCGAGCGCACCCTCGCCCGCTGGCTGCGGCTGCACGGCATGCCGGACACGGTGTGGGCGTTCAACCCGGTCGGCGTGGAACTGCTGCGGGACGCGTACCGGGCGCTGACCGGCCACCTCGGGGTGGACGCGGTGCTGCTGGTGGACGGCGGCACCGACATCCTGCTGCGCGGGGACGAGGCCGGGCTCGGCACCCCGGAGGAGGACATGGCGTCGCTCGCGGCGGTGGCCGGCCTGTCGCACATCCCCGAACGGCTCGTCGCCAGCCTCGGGTTCGGCATCGACGCGTACCACGGCGTCAACCACGCCCACGTGCTGGAGAACCTCGCCGCGATCGACCGGGCGGGCGGCTACCTCGGTGCGTTCTCGCTGCCGCGCGACAGCAGGGAGGGCGTGCTCTACCTGGACGCGGTCGAGCACGCGCGGGCCGCCTTCCCCGCCTACCCGAGCATCGTGCACGGCTCGGTCGCGGCCGCCCTGCGCGGCGAGTTCGGCGACGTCCGCTTCACCGATCGCACAGGCGCCTTGTTCGTCAACCCGTTGATGACACTCTACTTCGGTGTGACGGTCGAAGCACTGGCCGCCCGGAACCTCTACCTCGACCGGCTCGAACGGACCGTTCTGATGCGGCAGATCAGTTCGATCATCGAGGAGTTCCGGGATGCGCTCCCCGCACAGCGCCCACCTCGGGTTTTTCCGCACTGA
- a CDS encoding carbohydrate binding domain-containing protein → MGALTASAALALSIGAGLTLAPTAEATPPSSKDVTATLFEWKFDSVAKACTDTLGPKGYGFVEVSPPQEHIQGAQWWTSYQPVSYKIAGRLGDRTSFQNMVATCHAAGVKVIADSVINHMTAGSGTGTGGTNYTKYNYPGYYQDQDFHSCRTAISNYGDRTNVQTCELVNLADLDTGSTYVQQTIANYLSDLLTLGVDGFRIDAAKHIAASDLAGIKAKMSNPNAYWVQEVIYGAGEAVQPSEYTGTGDVDEFRSGTWLKSAFNGGKISDLSTWGSGLLASGQARTFVDNWDTERNGSTLNYKYGNSYTLANVFMLAFPYGSPNVYSGYAFSNNDDGPPNGGTVNACYSDGWNCTHAWRQVANMVGFRNAVSGTGMTNWWSNGNNAIGFGRGNKGYVAINHESGSITQTFQTSLPAGTYCDVQHGDPTTGGGCSGTTYTVGSNGTFTATIAAGDAVALYVGAGGNATATATPSSTPSSTPTGSTGSATVFYSTDKNWSAYYLHYAPTGGTWTTAPGVVMDAACTGWVKKTVDLGTAAGLAATFNNGSGTWDNNNSANYALGSGNVTVKDGVIGSGDPCAGATASASPSPTATATSTTTGASFAVNATTVTGQNIYVVGNNATLGNWDTSQALLLSSAAYPVWKLNVTLGAGTAFEYKYIRKDASGAVTWESGANRTATVPASGLVTLSDTWRP, encoded by the coding sequence ATCGGCGCTCTCACCGCATCCGCCGCACTGGCCCTCTCGATCGGCGCCGGGCTCACGCTCGCGCCGACCGCCGAGGCCACCCCGCCGAGCAGCAAGGACGTCACCGCCACCCTCTTCGAGTGGAAGTTCGACTCGGTCGCCAAGGCGTGCACCGACACGCTCGGCCCCAAGGGGTACGGCTTCGTCGAGGTCTCGCCGCCCCAGGAGCACATCCAGGGCGCCCAGTGGTGGACCTCCTACCAGCCCGTCAGCTACAAGATCGCCGGCCGGCTCGGCGACCGCACGTCCTTCCAGAACATGGTCGCCACCTGCCACGCGGCGGGCGTCAAGGTGATCGCCGACTCGGTGATCAACCACATGACCGCCGGCTCCGGGACGGGCACCGGCGGGACGAACTACACCAAGTACAACTACCCCGGCTACTACCAGGACCAGGACTTCCACTCCTGCCGCACGGCGATCAGCAACTACGGCGACCGCACCAACGTGCAGACCTGCGAGCTGGTCAACCTGGCCGACCTGGACACCGGTTCGACGTACGTCCAGCAGACCATCGCCAACTACCTCAGCGACCTGCTGACGCTCGGGGTGGACGGCTTCCGGATCGACGCGGCCAAGCACATCGCCGCCTCGGACCTCGCCGGCATCAAGGCGAAGATGAGCAACCCCAACGCCTACTGGGTGCAGGAGGTCATCTACGGTGCGGGCGAGGCCGTCCAGCCCTCCGAGTACACCGGCACGGGCGACGTCGACGAGTTCCGCTCCGGCACCTGGCTGAAGAGCGCCTTCAACGGCGGCAAGATCTCCGACCTCTCCACCTGGGGCAGCGGCCTGCTCGCCAGCGGCCAGGCCCGCACGTTCGTCGACAACTGGGACACCGAGCGCAACGGCTCGACCCTGAACTACAAGTACGGCAACAGCTACACGCTGGCCAACGTCTTCATGCTGGCCTTCCCGTACGGCTCGCCGAACGTGTACTCCGGCTACGCCTTCTCCAACAACGACGACGGCCCGCCGAACGGCGGCACCGTCAACGCCTGCTACAGCGACGGCTGGAACTGCACCCACGCCTGGCGGCAGGTCGCCAACATGGTCGGCTTCCGCAACGCCGTCTCCGGCACCGGCATGACCAACTGGTGGTCCAACGGCAACAACGCGATCGGCTTCGGCCGCGGCAACAAGGGCTACGTCGCGATCAACCACGAGAGCGGCTCGATCACCCAGACCTTCCAGACCTCGCTGCCCGCCGGCACCTACTGCGACGTCCAGCACGGCGACCCGACCACCGGCGGCGGCTGCTCCGGCACCACCTACACCGTCGGTTCGAACGGCACCTTCACCGCGACGATCGCGGCCGGCGACGCCGTCGCCCTCTACGTCGGCGCGGGCGGCAACGCCACCGCCACGGCCACCCCGAGCAGCACCCCCAGCAGCACCCCGACCGGCAGCACCGGCTCGGCGACCGTCTTCTACTCGACGGACAAGAACTGGTCGGCGTACTACCTGCACTACGCGCCCACCGGCGGCACCTGGACCACCGCGCCCGGGGTCGTCATGGACGCCGCCTGCACCGGCTGGGTGAAGAAGACCGTCGACCTCGGCACCGCCGCGGGGCTCGCCGCCACCTTCAACAACGGCTCCGGCACCTGGGACAACAACAACAGCGCCAACTACGCGCTGGGCAGCGGCAACGTCACCGTCAAGGACGGCGTGATCGGCAGCGGCGACCCGTGCGCCGGCGCCACGGCATCGGCATCCCCCTCGCCGACCGCCACGGCGACCTCCACCACCACCGGCGCCTCGTTCGCGGTCAACGCCACCACCGTGACCGGCCAGAACATCTACGTGGTCGGCAACAACGCGACGCTCGGCAACTGGGACACCTCGCAGGCGCTGCTGCTCTCCTCGGCGGCCTACCCGGTGTGGAAGCTGAACGTGACGCTGGGCGCCGGCACCGCGTTCGAGTACAAGTACATCCGCAAGGACGCGAGCGGGGCGGTCACCTGGGAGTCCGGGGCGAACCGGACGGCCACCGTCCCGGCGAGCGGTCTGGTCACCCTGAGCGACACCTGGCGGCCCTGA
- a CDS encoding SDR family oxidoreductase, with amino-acid sequence MPQQIAVVTGAGSGIGRAVAVELAAAGMQLVLAGRRADPLRATAEAAARAEGAAGRPVVVPTDVTDPAAVDALFAETAERFGRLDLLFNNAGTFGAPTPVEDLSVADWRAVVDLNLTGAFLCAQAAFRLMKAQEPQGGRIINNGSISAHVPRPHSVAYTATKHAVTGLTKALSLDGRPYRIACGQIDVGNAATDMTAAMGTGVRQADGRIAAEPTMDVADVARTVRHMAQLPLEANVQFATVMATAMPYIGRG; translated from the coding sequence ATGCCGCAGCAGATCGCCGTCGTCACCGGGGCCGGCAGCGGGATCGGGCGCGCCGTCGCGGTGGAGCTCGCGGCGGCCGGGATGCAGCTGGTGCTCGCCGGGCGGCGGGCCGACCCGCTGCGGGCGACGGCGGAGGCGGCCGCCCGGGCGGAGGGGGCCGCGGGTCGGCCGGTGGTGGTGCCGACCGACGTCACCGACCCGGCGGCGGTGGACGCGCTGTTCGCGGAGACGGCGGAGCGCTTCGGCCGGCTCGACCTGCTGTTCAACAACGCCGGCACGTTCGGCGCGCCCACCCCGGTCGAGGACCTGTCGGTGGCGGACTGGCGGGCGGTGGTCGACCTCAACCTCACCGGCGCGTTCCTCTGCGCGCAGGCCGCGTTCCGGCTGATGAAGGCCCAGGAGCCGCAGGGCGGCCGGATCATCAACAACGGGTCGATCTCGGCCCACGTGCCGCGTCCGCACTCCGTCGCGTACACCGCGACCAAGCACGCCGTGACCGGGTTGACGAAGGCGCTGTCGCTGGACGGCCGCCCGTACCGGATCGCCTGCGGGCAGATCGACGTCGGCAACGCCGCCACCGACATGACGGCGGCGATGGGCACCGGTGTGCGGCAGGCGGACGGGCGGATCGCCGCCGAGCCGACCATGGACGTGGCCGACGTGGCACGGACGGTGCGGCACATGGCACAGCTGCCGCTGGAGGCGAACGTGCAGTTCGCCACAGTGATGGCGACGGCGATGCCGTACATCGGCCGCGGCTGA
- a CDS encoding P-II family nitrogen regulator: MKLITAVVKPFKLDEVKTALQERGVHGLTVTEASGYGRQHGHTEVYRGAEYRIDLVPKVRIEVVVEDEVADEVMDTIVTAARTGKIGDGKVWSVPVDGIVRVRTGERGPDAV, from the coding sequence ATGAAGCTGATCACCGCCGTCGTCAAGCCGTTCAAGCTGGACGAGGTCAAGACCGCGCTCCAGGAGCGCGGGGTGCACGGGCTCACGGTCACCGAGGCCAGCGGCTACGGACGCCAGCACGGGCACACCGAGGTCTACCGCGGTGCCGAGTACCGGATCGACCTGGTGCCCAAGGTCCGCATCGAGGTCGTCGTCGAGGACGAGGTCGCGGACGAGGTCATGGACACCATCGTGACCGCCGCCCGCACCGGCAAGATCGGCGACGGCAAGGTCTGGTCCGTGCCGGTCGACGGCATCGTCCGCGTCCGGACCGGCGAGCGCGGGCCGGACGCGGTCTGA
- a CDS encoding alpha/beta hydrolase: MSSQQPHRTRAARTRARLAGTAGALALATALTGCGSAAAPAGSHDAAGATGSAPAQAPSPAPSAKPGRVLLPTGPAATLTRVRDTGAGPIMLTTLKGAKSGVSGKVWVWLPPQYHDPKYATYGFPVLTLYAGGQSAGYNTWTDNQLPIQKIDADLAQQGKAHPFILVMPVQNLDSRESQALECSDIPGQPKIGTWMSQDVPDFVRANFRTLKGRDGWGLMGASTGAFCSAKLALQHPDVFKAAVPIDGYFNPDSPLWKGHEAERLANSPGELVAQGKADVRMLATAGGSNGFETGLVKAWVKKAAPPLTVDYYEQPGGKHLTADFKKMIPTTLEWLTRNLAGPSGD; encoded by the coding sequence GTGTCCTCGCAGCAGCCCCACCGCACCCGTGCCGCCCGCACCCGCGCCCGTCTGGCCGGTACGGCCGGGGCACTCGCGCTGGCCACGGCGCTCACCGGGTGCGGATCCGCCGCGGCACCGGCCGGCTCGCACGACGCGGCCGGCGCCACCGGCTCCGCCCCGGCGCAGGCGCCGAGCCCCGCGCCGTCCGCGAAGCCCGGCCGCGTCCTGCTGCCGACCGGCCCGGCCGCGACCCTGACCCGCGTCCGCGACACCGGGGCCGGCCCGATCATGCTGACCACCCTGAAGGGCGCCAAGTCGGGGGTCAGCGGCAAGGTCTGGGTCTGGCTGCCGCCGCAGTACCACGACCCCAAGTACGCCACCTACGGGTTCCCGGTGCTCACCCTGTACGCGGGCGGCCAGAGCGCCGGCTACAACACCTGGACGGACAACCAGCTGCCGATCCAGAAGATCGACGCCGACCTCGCCCAGCAGGGCAAGGCGCACCCGTTCATCCTCGTCATGCCCGTGCAGAACCTCGACTCCCGGGAGTCGCAGGCCCTCGAATGCTCCGACATCCCCGGCCAGCCGAAGATCGGCACCTGGATGTCCCAGGACGTCCCGGACTTCGTCCGCGCCAACTTCCGCACCCTCAAGGGGCGTGACGGCTGGGGCCTGATGGGCGCCTCGACCGGCGCGTTCTGCAGCGCGAAGCTCGCCCTGCAACACCCCGACGTCTTCAAGGCCGCCGTCCCGATCGACGGCTACTTCAACCCCGACTCGCCGCTCTGGAAGGGCCACGAGGCCGAGCGGCTGGCCAACAGCCCCGGCGAACTGGTCGCCCAGGGCAAGGCCGACGTGCGGATGCTCGCCACCGCGGGCGGCTCCAACGGCTTCGAGACCGGCCTGGTCAAGGCCTGGGTGAAGAAGGCCGCGCCGCCGCTCACCGTCGACTACTACGAGCAGCCCGGCGGCAAGCACCTCACCGCCGACTTCAAGAAGATGATCCCGACCACCCTGGAGTGGCTGACCCGGAACCTCGCCGGGCCGTCCGGCGACTGA
- a CDS encoding pyridoxamine 5'-phosphate oxidase family protein, with protein MTTWQDFEHEAPDLAPLVRARFEANKHHVLGTLRRDGAPRVSGTEVQFIGADLTIGSMWGAVKARDLQRDGRFALHSNPADETMAAGDAKVSGTAVEISDPVDLAAYESDLPQPAPPGPFHAFRLEPAEVVLTTVEGDELLIRSWRPGEDVREVRRS; from the coding sequence ATGACGACCTGGCAGGATTTCGAGCACGAGGCCCCCGATCTCGCGCCGCTGGTGCGCGCCCGGTTCGAGGCCAACAAGCACCATGTGCTGGGCACCCTTCGGCGTGACGGAGCGCCCCGGGTCAGCGGCACGGAGGTGCAGTTCATCGGCGCGGACCTCACGATCGGCTCGATGTGGGGGGCCGTGAAGGCACGGGATCTCCAGCGGGACGGGCGCTTCGCGCTGCACAGCAACCCCGCGGACGAGACGATGGCGGCCGGCGACGCCAAGGTGTCCGGCACCGCCGTCGAGATCAGCGACCCGGTCGACCTGGCCGCCTACGAGTCGGACCTGCCGCAGCCGGCGCCGCCCGGGCCGTTCCACGCCTTCCGGCTGGAGCCCGCCGAGGTGGTGCTCACCACCGTCGAGGGGGACGAGCTGCTGATCCGCTCCTGGCGGCCCGGCGAGGACGTCCGCGAGGTCCGCCGCTCCTGA
- a CDS encoding ArsC/Spx/MgsR family protein, which yields MEIWINPACSKCRTAVGELDAAGVEYTVRRYLDEPPTVAELEAVLGRLDLDPWHITRLDEPAAKELGMREWPREQADRARWIAALAERPILIQRPIITAEDGHAVVARTPEALRSVLPS from the coding sequence ATGGAGATCTGGATCAACCCGGCCTGCAGCAAGTGCCGGACGGCCGTCGGTGAACTCGACGCGGCCGGGGTCGAGTACACCGTCCGCCGCTACCTCGACGAGCCGCCGACCGTCGCCGAACTGGAGGCCGTGCTCGGCCGGCTCGACCTGGACCCGTGGCACATCACCCGGCTCGACGAGCCGGCCGCCAAGGAGCTCGGCATGCGGGAGTGGCCGCGCGAGCAGGCCGACCGGGCACGCTGGATCGCCGCGCTGGCCGAGCGGCCGATCCTGATCCAGCGCCCGATCATCACCGCCGAGGACGGGCACGCCGTGGTGGCCCGCACCCCCGAGGCCCTGCGGTCCGTCCTGCCCTCCTGA
- a CDS encoding SigE family RNA polymerase sigma factor, translating into MQKALDFEEFASSRTRRLFQVAYLMCGDWHRAQDLVQTTLAKMFAVWPRLRRREDESGLDAYARTVLLRTYLSQKRLRRSSEVVLADLPDTPQQDGHGSDLRLTLTSALGQLPPRNRAVVVLRYLEDHSIEAVADMMGISAGAVKSLNTRSLARLREILGEDRELLFRL; encoded by the coding sequence ATGCAGAAGGCTCTCGACTTCGAGGAGTTCGCGAGCAGCCGCACGCGCAGGCTCTTCCAGGTCGCCTACCTCATGTGCGGGGACTGGCACCGGGCACAGGACCTCGTCCAGACCACACTCGCGAAGATGTTCGCCGTCTGGCCACGGCTGCGCCGCCGCGAGGACGAGTCCGGCCTCGACGCCTACGCCCGCACCGTGCTGCTGCGCACCTACCTCTCGCAGAAGCGGCTGCGCCGCTCCTCGGAGGTCGTGCTCGCCGACCTGCCGGACACTCCGCAGCAGGACGGCCACGGCAGCGACCTGCGGCTCACACTCACTTCCGCGCTCGGCCAACTCCCGCCCCGCAACCGGGCAGTGGTGGTCCTGCGCTACCTGGAGGACCACAGCATCGAGGCGGTCGCCGACATGATGGGCATCTCCGCCGGCGCGGTGAAGAGCCTCAACACCCGCTCCCTGGCCCGGCTGCGGGAAATCCTCGGCGAGGACCGCGAACTCCTCTTCCGGCTCTGA
- a CDS encoding carbohydrate-binding protein, whose translation MRHRRPRLRVLLSAVGLSGLLAAGLTGQLSAQASAPTPPAGWTQVFTDDFNGPAGSGVNTANWLYTTGTSYPGGAANFGTGEVETMTSSTSNVALDGNGNLKITPLRDAAGNWTSGRIETNRTDFQPPAGGKLRIESRLQMPNVTGAAAKGYWPAFWALGAPFRGNYWNWPGIGEIDVMENVQGLNNVWGTLHCGTASGGPCNETTGIGGQSACTPSCQSGFHTYAVEWDRSTSPEQLRWYLDGVQFHSVNSGQMDAATWSAATNHGFFVILNVAMGGGFPGAFGGGPDSGTVSGVPMLVDYVSVLQSGGGSTPTPTPTPTPTPTPTPTPTPTGGTTPPPGNRDAYSAIQAESSDSQSGTATETCSEGGQDVGWIGNGDWALYRGVNFGSTPATQFLARVAGGAGGSVSGLVEVRLDSRSNAPIGSFAVGDTGGWQNWRTVPANISAVTGTHDVYLTFSSGQPADFLNLNWFDFGH comes from the coding sequence ATGCGGCACCGAAGGCCACGCCTGCGCGTTCTGCTCTCCGCCGTCGGACTGTCCGGCCTGCTCGCCGCCGGGCTCACCGGCCAGCTCAGCGCCCAGGCCAGCGCACCCACGCCGCCGGCCGGCTGGACACAGGTGTTCACCGACGACTTCAACGGCCCGGCCGGATCCGGCGTCAACACCGCCAACTGGCTCTACACGACCGGCACTTCCTACCCGGGAGGAGCGGCGAACTTCGGCACCGGCGAGGTCGAGACGATGACCTCCAGCACCTCCAACGTCGCGCTCGACGGCAACGGCAACCTGAAGATCACCCCGCTCCGGGACGCTGCGGGCAACTGGACCTCCGGCCGGATCGAGACCAACCGCACCGACTTCCAGCCGCCGGCCGGGGGCAAACTGAGGATCGAGTCGCGGCTGCAGATGCCGAACGTGACCGGCGCCGCCGCCAAGGGCTACTGGCCGGCGTTCTGGGCCCTCGGTGCGCCCTTCCGCGGCAACTACTGGAACTGGCCGGGCATCGGCGAGATCGACGTCATGGAGAACGTCCAGGGCCTGAACAACGTCTGGGGCACCCTCCACTGCGGCACCGCCTCCGGCGGCCCCTGCAACGAGACCACCGGCATCGGTGGCCAGAGCGCCTGCACGCCCAGCTGCCAGAGCGGCTTCCATACCTACGCGGTGGAGTGGGACCGCTCCACCAGTCCGGAGCAGCTGCGCTGGTACCTGGACGGCGTGCAGTTCCACAGCGTGAACTCCGGCCAGATGGACGCCGCCACCTGGAGCGCGGCCACCAACCACGGCTTCTTCGTCATTCTCAACGTGGCGATGGGCGGTGGCTTCCCCGGCGCGTTCGGCGGCGGACCGGACAGCGGGACGGTCTCGGGCGTGCCCATGCTGGTCGACTACGTGAGTGTCCTGCAGTCCGGCGGCGGCAGCACGCCGACCCCGACGCCCACTCCGACGCCCACGCCCACGCCGACCCCGACGCCCACCCCGACCGGTGGCACCACCCCGCCGCCCGGGAACCGCGACGCCTACAGCGCGATCCAGGCCGAGTCCTCCGACAGCCAGTCGGGCACCGCCACCGAGACCTGCTCCGAGGGCGGCCAGGACGTCGGCTGGATCGGCAACGGCGACTGGGCGCTCTACCGCGGGGTGAACTTCGGCTCCACGCCCGCCACGCAGTTCCTCGCCCGGGTGGCCGGCGGCGCGGGCGGCTCGGTGAGCGGCCTCGTCGAAGTCCGCCTGGACAGCCGGAGCAACGCCCCGATCGGCTCGTTCGCCGTCGGCGACACCGGGGGCTGGCAGAACTGGCGGACCGTACCGGCCAACATCAGCGCGGTGACCGGCACCCACGACGTCTACCTGACGTTCAGCAGCGGGCAGCCGGCCGACTTCCTCAACCTCAACTGGTTCGACTTCGGCCACTGA